CCCGCGTCGAGGGCCAGGTGCTGCTCGACGGCGACGACCTCTACGGGCCGACCGTCGACCCCGTGACCGTGCGCCGCCAGGTCGGCATGGTGTTCCAGCGTCCGAACCCCTTCCCGACCATGTCGATCCGTGAGAACGTGCTCGCCGGCGTGCGCCTGAACAACAAGCGCATCGCGAAGTCCGACGCCGACGCGCTCGTGGAGAAGTCCCTGCGGGGCGCGAACCTGTGGAACGAGGTCAAGGACCGCCTCGACAAGCCCGGCTCCGGCCTCTCGGGCGGACAGCAGCAGCGACTGTGCATCGCACGCGCCATCGCCGTGTCGCCCGACGTGCTGCTCATGGACGAGCCGTGCTCGGCCCTCGACCCGATCTCGACCTACGCGATCGAGGAGCTGATCGGCGAACTCAAGCAGGAGTACACGATCGTCATCGTCACCCACAACATGCAGCAGGCGAGCCGCGTGTCGGACAAGACCGCGTTCTTCAACATCGCCGGCACCGGAAAGCCCGGCAAGCTCATCGAGTACGACGACACCACGACGATCTTCACCACCCCTTCGGTGCAGGCCACCGAGGATTACGTCTCCGGACGCTTCGGGTAGGCCGGGCGGGGCGGCCGGGCGGGGCGGCCGGCGGGGCGGCCCGGGCGCGCCGGCCCCGTGCGAAAAGTCGGAGTTTCGTCGCGACACGCCGACGCCGGATGCCGCGTCGCGGCGTGTCGACGCGAGACTCCGACCTTTCGCGCACGCGGACACCGGCCGCGCGCACACCTGGCACCCCGGGGTGCGCACGCGGACGGAGCCCGTGCGCTCGCGGCCGGACCCCGCGCGCGCCAGGACCGGTCCGGTTCGCGGCCGGCCGGCGAGCGACTCGTCCTGCACAAACGCGCGGGCGGGCGAGTTCTCCCCCGCAGCCGTGGTTGAGTGCCTGCACGAGCACGAACGGATGCGGCGACCCGCCAGACTCCTGGCATGTCTTTCCGTTCCGCCGCCGTCGCCCTGAGCCACATGGGCGGCATGGCCAGGACCAGGGAGCTTCTCACGCTCGGTGTGACCGCGAGAGAACTGCGTCGCGCCGTGCGCGCGGGCGAGATCGTGCGACCGCGCCAGGGGCTGTACGCGTTGCCCGATACGGCACTCGATCACCTCCACGCAGCCGAGCACGGGGGCGTGCCGGCCGCGGCATCCGCTGCTCGTCTCCACGGGCTCTGGGTGCTCGACGACGAGACCGTCCACGTGTGGATGGGGCCGGGAGGGCGGCGGTTGAGTGACTGTCGCTCCTGTTGCGTCCACTGGTCGGAGGGGACCGTATCCGCCGGTCGGTTGCCATCGGTGCCGCGAGCCCTGCTGCAGCTCGCGCAGTGCGCCGGCGAGGAGCCGTTCTTCGCGGCGCTCGAGTCCGCGCTACGCCAAGGTCTGATCGATGCCGCTGGACTCCGCTGGCTGCGCGACGCGCTCCCCCGCCGGTGGCAGTGGCTCGTGGACTTCGCGAGATCTGATGCGGACAGCGGGCTGGAGTCGCTGGTGCGGCTCCGGCTGCACCGCCGCGGCATCGCGGTTGCGACGCAGGTGGTCGTATGCGGCACAGGCAGAGTCGATCTGCTCATCGGCGACCGTCTGCTCATCGAGATCGACGGCAAGGAGAATCACGCCGGACCGATGCATCGCCACAAAGACCTGGTGCGCGACGCCATGTCGGCCATCTGGGGCTACGAGACGCTCCGGTTCGACTTCGCGATGGTGATCCATGAGTGGGACCTCGTGGAAGACGCGATCATCGCGAAGATCACGGCAGGAGCGCACCTGTGGCCGCGATGACTCCTTCCCGGCGGAACGAAAGGTCGGACTTCCCGCGCGACACGCCGGCGTCTGACGCCGTTCGCCGGCGTGTCGCTTCGAGACTCCGACGTTTGGTGCGCGTACCCCGAGCGAGGGAACCGCCCGCGAACGTGGCCCGCGCGAGGGAACCGCCCGCGAGGGAACCGCCCGCGAACGTGGCGCGCGCCACGGAATCACCCGCGAACGCGGCGCCCGCCCGAACGCGGCGCCCGCGCGAGGGCGCCGGCCCTAGTCTCGCGGCGAGAGCAGGTATCGGTTCAGGTCTGCGGTGAGCTCCGCGTCGACCGGCAGCGGCGTGCCGTCGATGGCCGTGATGGGAGCGGCGAGACGCACGCTCGACACCAGCCATGCGGCATCCGCCCGCGCCAGATCGGATGCCGGAATCGTCTCGTACCCTGCGTCGAAACCACGGCCGGAGAGGTGCTCATAGACGCTCAGCTGCGTCGTGCCGTGCAGGATGCCGCCGTTGGGCGCCGGGGTGACGAATCGCCCGTCCAGCCGGAGGATGAGCGACGCTGTCGGCGCTTCGAGCACGAAACCGTCGGTCGTGACGAACACGGCGTCGTCCGCGCCGCGGCGGTGGGCCTCTCGGATCGCCGCCATGTTCACGGCGTACGACAGCGTCTTGGCGCCCAGCAGGAGCCAGGGAGCGCGCTCGGCCGCGCCGAGGTCGTACCCCCGGTCGAGCGTGACGACGCTGACCCCGCGCGTCCGTGCTGCAGAGAAGTCGGCCGCCGGAGCGGTCGTCACCCACGCGGTCGGTGTAGGACCGTGCTCGACCCCACGGCTGAGGATCAGCTTGATGACAGCCTCTCCCTCGCCGCACAGCGCTGCCGCCGCCTGCACGGCCTGCCGCCACTGCTCCAGGTTGGGCTGCGGGAGGTCGCACAGTCGTGCCGAGTGGGCTAGCCGCTCCAGATGCGGCACGACCTCCTGCGCATGGCCGTCGATCACGCCGATGGACTCGAACACGCCGTCGCCGCGCTGTGTGCTCAGCTCACCGACACTCAACGCCGGGGCGGTGGCGTCCACCTCGGTGAAGGTGTCGGCGAAGTCGTCGCGCGTCTCGTCGGCGGGCACGGGATCGATCATCAGAGCGGAGCGCCTGGTCATGAGTTGAGCCTAGACGCCGGGGAATAGCCAGGGCGGTATCGCGTTACACTGGAGTGGCCGGGCCGCATAACCCCGGGCTCCAACTTCTGCCGCTGCGAGCGGCCTTCCGCCGAGAGGCGTTCTTGCGGCCCGGTCTTCTCGTACCCGGGCGTCCACGACGGTGCACAACGGCTCGGCGCACCGCTCCACCCCGCCGAACCCGGCAGCGCCCCGGACTCAGGCCAGCGCATCCATGCGCCACAGCGCTGCGGCGGCTGTGAGGTCCTGCGCGTAGCTGCTGAGGCGCAGAGCACGGGTGGTGAGGTCGCTCGCGCGGGAGGGCTCCGTCGCCTCGTAATCGTCGGCGGTGTGCGTGGCGCCCGACGACTGCACGCGGCAGAACGCGGCGGCGCGGTCGAGGGCGACGGCGAAGTCTCCACGGAACGCTCCGCGCAGGATCGTGTCGATCAAGTCAACGATCTCGTCGGGATTCGCCGGCACCGGCGCACCTGCGATCAGCGCATCCGCCGAGCTCAATTCGACCCGTCCGCGCTCGTAGAGCAGCGCGGCCGTGTGGGGATCGGCATGGATGGCCAGCTGCAGCAGGTACAGCCGCCACAGCGCCCCCGGCAGCGTGCGCGACGGCGCCTTCGACCACAGCTCCGCGATCTCGTCGATGCCGTGCTCTGCCGTGTACGCCACAAGCCGGTCCGCGCTCACGCCGCTCTCGTCCGCGCGCACCCGAGTGAGCAGAGCGGATGCTGTGGCATGCGCGATGCGCGTCTCCTCGGCGGGGTCATGGCTGCCGACGATGTTGTCGAAGGCGCTGGTGGGACGACGCACGGGCCGATGATGATGCTGCTCGGGCATCACACCAGGGTACGCGCGTTCGGCCGAGGCGGATCGCTGCCGCCGGTTCATCCGCCGGCGATGCGATGTCATCTCCGCCCCTCCGTCGCGCCGTAGACTGGAAGGCACGGGCCTCTAGCTCAGTTGGCAGAGCATCGGACTTTTAATCCGCGGGTCGTGGGTTCGAGCCCCACGGGGCCCACCGTATCGCGCTGTGCCGCGCGTCTTCTCGCATGAGCTCCGCCCCTCTCACGGCACGAGACGCCTCGCCGCAGCCCCTGGACTCCGGACCCGGATGTCGAGGACGGGTGGTGCCGACGTCCTCCGACGGCGTCGGCACCACGTCCCGTCGAGGTGCGATCAATCGATGGTGTAGGCGCCCGCGAGGATGTCTTCGATGAGACCCGGCCCCACGGGTTCCCAGCCGAGACGCTCCCGAGTGAGCGCGCTCGAGCCGGTCATGGTCTGCCCGAAGAAGTGACCGACCACGCCGAAGTGCTCCGCCGCATCGTCCGGATCGATCGCGGTGACCGGCAGGCCGAGCGCTTCACCGAGTGCTTCCGCGATGCCCTTGGTGGCGATGGCCTGTTCGGCGACCGCGTGCAAGCGAGCGCCTGCGGGAGCGCCTTCGAGCCCGAGCCGGATGAGGCGCGCGGCATCGGTCACATGCACGGCCGACCACGCGGCCGAGCCGTCGCCGATGTATCCCGAGACCCCGGACCGACGCGCTGCCGCAGCAAGCCAGTTCACGAACCCCCAGTCGCCCCGTCCGTGCACGCTCGGAGCGAACCGGACGGCGATCGAGCGGATGCCTCGAGGTACGGCGTCGAGCGCGAGGTTCTCCGTCCCTGCGCGGTCCGAGCGGGGCCCCACCGCCGGAGACGCGTCCGTTTCGAGCGCCGCACGGCCCTCGACGATGCCGGAGAGACCGTTGGCGATGACGAGGGGCTTCGCCGTGCCTGCCAGCGCGTCCAGCATGGCCTCCACGGCACCCAGTTGAACGCGGTCGTTGCCATCCGGATCGGCCCAATCATGCTTGTTCGCCAGGTGCACGACCGCGTCAGCCTCGCTCGCTCCGGCGTGGAATGTCTCCGGCCGGTCGAGATCGCCGCGCAACGCCGTTGCGCCCTTGGCGGTGAGCTTCGCCTCCGACCGCTCCGAGCGCACCAGCCCGAGAACCTCGTGGCCGTTCGCCAGCAGCTCATCCACGGTCGCCGAGCCGATCCATCCTGTGGAACCTGTCACGAAGACGCGCATCGCACGTCCTCCCTTCTGCCCTCATGGGCACGGTGCCGGTCGAACCGGCAATTACGAGTCATGATGTCCAGAAACAATATCAAATAAACGGTACATGGTGTCTAGAAATACGACGCGCATGGGATGATCGAGGCGGAGTCCGTCGGAGGGAGCTGACATGGTCGCGGAACACGGGAAGGTCGGTCGACCGCGAAGCGAGCAGGCCCGCGCCGCGATCCTGCATGCCGTCGACGATCTCGTGACCGAGCTCGGCTACGGTGCGGTCACGCTCAAGGGCATCGCGGAACGGGCTGGCGTGTCGCGCCAGACCATTTACCGCTGGTGGTCGACCAAGGCCGAGATCCTCCTCGAAGCGAGTGCGATCGACGCACGGCAGGAGCTCGACGTTGCCAGCCGGAACGATCCGGTCGACGACCTCGCCTGTTACCTCGACGCGCTGATCGCCTTCCTGACCACCTCCGATGCCGGCAGGGCGTATCGAGCGCTCGTCGGCGAGGCGCAGCACGATGCATCCGTGCGAGACCTCCTGCGCGGCACCGACCCGATCGGAGAAAGCGCTGCGGTCGTCATCGCACGCGCCATCCCCGACGCGGACGACTCCAGCCGTATGCCGCAGGCGACCGCTGCTCTGGTCGGCCCGATCTTCTTCTGGGTTCTCAGCGGGCGCAACCCTGACGACCTCGATTCCCGCCGTCTCGCGGCTGAGTTCATCCGCGCGGCGACGGCACCTGCGACCGGGTCGTAGTCCGCGAGAGCGCCTCCCCCGCGTCGGCCCGGGTGCTCCCCGCATCGGCCCGGGTGCTCGCCGAGACACATGTCGCACCGCCGCAGGGCATGTCACCCACAGCGGATGCCCCTACCAGGCCGCTCCCCATCCGACCACCCCCTTTCCTCGGAGCACCGCGACGCGCACCCTGGATGCATCCCAGACAACGACGAAAGGACGGATCATGGCGACTCTGACAGGAAAGCGCGTGGCATTCCTGGCGACGGACGGGTTCGAGGACAGTGAGCTCACGAGCCCCTGGGAGGCCGTGCAGGGGGCCGGCGCCGCGACGACCCTCGTCGCTCCGAACGAAGGGGCGATCACCGGCAAGAACGGGCATGAGCAGCGGGTCGACCTCACTGCCTCGTCAGCATCCGCCGACGACTACGACGCCCTCGTGCTCCCCGGCGGCGTGGTGAACGCCGATCACCTGCGTCTCGACCAGCCGTCGATCGACCTCGCACGGTCGTTCTTCACCCAGCACAAGCCCGTCGGCGTGATCTGCCATGGCGCATGGATCCTCATCGAGGCGGGTGTCGTCGACGGCCGCACCCTCACCAGCTACCCCAGCCTGAGGACCGATCTCACGAACGCGGGAGCGACCTGGGTCGACGAGGAGGTCGTCGTCGACGACGGGCTGGTCTCGAGCCGCACACCCGACGACCTGCCGGCGTTCAACGCCAAGGTCGTCGAGGAGATCGCCGAAGGCCCGCACGCAGGACAGACGGCCTGACGCGGACCGCACTCCCCCTATCGCCGCGCGCGATGGCGACGGACGGCGGCGCGGTTGGCGCATCGCACCGAACAGAAGCGCTGCCGTCCGTTGCGCGTGACGTCCACCACGACGTTGGTGCACGGCTCGGCCTGGCATCGGCCGAGTCGGCTCATGCCGCGCGTGGTGAGATGCAGCGCCGTCCCGACACTGAACAGCGCACGCAGCACGAACGGGAGCCGCTGACCGTCGTCGCGGTAGTGCAGGTGCCAGCCCTCGCCGGCGTGATCGGTCAACCGCGGGTAGGCGGCTGCTGCGGCCAGCTGGTCGTTGAGGATCTCGGCGCGTGCGCGACCGGGCTCCGCATCCACGACGCGCAGCCACTCATCGATGACCTCGCGCGTACAGACGACGTCATCCTCCGCCTCGACGAACTCCATGGTCACACCGAACTCGCGCGTGCGCCGCTCGATGGCCGCGCGATCATCCGGCCAGTCGTTCGCAAGGGATGCCGCGAGCAGGACCGCGTACTCCCCGTAAGGGTTGAGATGCATAAGGTCATTACATCACGCTGGAGCCATGACCTCACCCCGCACCCTCCCGATCCCCCGGCCGACGCTCCCGGCGCATGAGCACGCGTGGCTGGTCGAATCCCGACACGCGACGAGCGACGGCGTTGTGCTCTATGTGCGCTGCGCGGCCTGCGGAACTCGCCGCGTCGACATCCAGGCGCATCCGCTCGCCCCGCCCGCAGCGCTGAGCCGCACGGTGGCCGACGAGTCCGACGGGAGGCGGCCCTGACCCCGCACCGGGCAGGCCACGGCTGCGCCGGACGGCACAGCGCCGTGCCACCGGTCGATCAGCGCCCCTCATGCGCAGGGAGCCATGCGAGCTCACCCGACTCGAGCCGGCGCACGAGCTGCTCGAACCACTCCCGCTCCGCGCGCAGCTGATCGAGCTCGAACTGCCCTTCGATGAGGAGGATCTCGGGCACCCCGGCCGCCGCCTCGAGGTCGTCGGCCAGAGCCGCGATCGCGGCATCCGTCGCCGCCAGACGGGCGCGCAGCGCCGCGATCCCGGCATCCCGACCGAGGATGCCGAGGTACGACAGCGCCGCGACCGTCTCGGTGCGGTCGGCCAGCGGCGCCGACAGCAGCATCGACACCCGCCGACGGGCCTCCGAGCGCCCGGCTTCGGTGAGACCGTAGACGGTGCGCTCCGGACGCCCGCCTTCCTGCTCGGAACCTACCGGCTCGATCAGATGGGCCTTCGCCAGCCGCTCGACCGCGTGATAGATGCTGCGCGGTACACCGCGGACGAAATCCTTGCGCGTCTCGACGACGAAACGGTGGATGTCATACGGATGCCGCGGGCCCGCGGTGAGCAGCGCGAGCACGGTCAGGGCCGCGAGGTCGCGCTCCGCGCGGCCGGGCTCTCGATTCGGCGTGCTCATCGCATCGAGTCTAGGGCTTGACAACCGTTTAGTGCAGATTGCATTATCGCTTTAATGCAATCTGCACTAAGAGACACGACCTCCCCAGGAGCTGAGATGGACCTCGAAACCCTCCCCGCCGGCCTCGCTGACGCGCTCGATCGCATCCGCGACGCCTGGAACGCCGGCGACGCCGACGCATACGCCGAGCAGTTCACAGACGACGCGACCTACGTGATCTTCGCCGGCCTCGTGAGCCATGGGCGCACAGAGATCCGCGACGATCACGTTCCCGTGTTCGAGAAGTGGCAGCGCGGCTCGCGCATGTCGATGCGGATCATCGACGTGCGGATGCTCGGTGCCGACGCCGCCGTCGTGGTGACGGAGGGCGGAGTCGGCAAGCGCGAACCGGTCGCCCACGACAAGGTGCAGACCTTCGTCTTCGTGCGCGACGGCGAGCGGTGGCGGTGCGCAGCCTTCCAGAACACGAAGCGCAACCGCCTCCTCGCGGCGATGAACGTACGGGAGAAGAAGCGTCTCGCCGCCGCGTGAGCTGCACCGGGGTCCGCGACGGTGTGCGCGCCGTTCGCGGCCTCTTCCGCGCACGGATGCCGCAACCACCCGCGAATCAGACGGTGAGGTGCGCTTCTCGGCTCACGCGGTGAGCTCGATCAGGCGCCGCACGGTGCGCAGATTACGGGCCGTGCCGGAGACGCCCAGCGCCCGGTCGAGCACGGGCGTGGTGAGCTTCGTCCCGTGTACGCCGTCGGCCGCGTAGTCGATCCACAGATCCTTCCCCACGAGGGCGATGCGCTCGCCCGGCACGAGCCGTTCGCGCAGGCCGTCGACGACACCGGCCGGGGGTTGGCGCTCGAGGAACATCGCGTGCAACAGCTTTTCGACCTCCCCTTCGAACGGCTGCGCGGCGATCGACGAGACGAGCTCGCCGTGCGTGCGGTGGATCACCGGAGTGTCCACACCGAACTCGGCGGCGATGAGCGCCCTGACCTCCGCGCACGTGGTGTCCGGGTCGTCCGGATCGGCGCAGATGATGTTCCCGCTGGCGATGTAGGTCGAGACCTCACCCAGCCGGGGTTCGAGCAGCACGCACAGCCTGGCCATGGGCACACTGTTGCGTCCGTTGACGGCGACCGCACGCAGGAGCAGGACGCTGCGGGTCATGCGGAGCGAGACTCGGCCAGCTCCGCGCCCGCGTGCGCGAGCTCCGCGAGAGCGGCAGCGCTCGATTCCGCGCCGACACCGGCAACGAGATCGGTGAAGACGTGCACCTGCACACCGTGCGCGATCGCGTCGAGCGCGGATGCCCGAACGCAGTGATCCGTCGCGATGCCGACAACGTCGGCGGAGAGGATCCCCGCATCTGCGAGCACCTCCCCGACCGCCCGCCCCTCGTCGGTCACGCCCTCGAACATCGAGTAGGCGGGGCGGCCCTGGCCCTTGCGCACGTGATGCGTGACGGCATCCGTCACCAGGAGCGGATCGTAGTCGGCACCAGAAGTACCCGCCACGCAGTGCACAGGCCAGGTGTCGACGAAGTCGGGGGTGTCCGAGAAATGGCCGCCGTTGTCCCCCTCGGCATCATGCCAGTCGCGCGATGCGACGATCACGCGGTAGTCCGCGGCATGCTCGGAGAGGTACGCGGAGATGGCCGAAGCCACGGCATCGCCGCCTGCCACGGCAAGGGCGCCGTCCTCGGTGAAGTCGTTCTGGACGTCGACGATGAGAAGAGCTCTGCTCATGATTCGAGAGTACGCGCCCGGAAACCGGAAGACCCCGTGATGCTCTCGCACCACGGGGTCTGACGGAGCCCCGAGTCAGGATCGAACTGACGGCCTTCTCATTACAATGCCGAGAGTCCCCCGTCCGGTCGCTCATATTCGCCCCGCGGCATGAGCAGAATGCGGCCCTCCGACGGAGCCGAT
This Microbacterium sp. XT11 DNA region includes the following protein-coding sequences:
- the pstB gene encoding phosphate ABC transporter ATP-binding protein PstB, which encodes MSKSIEVNDLNVYYGDFLAVEGVSLDIEPRSVTAFIGPSGCGKSTFLRTLNRMHEVIPGARVEGQVLLDGDDLYGPTVDPVTVRRQVGMVFQRPNPFPTMSIRENVLAGVRLNNKRIAKSDADALVEKSLRGANLWNEVKDRLDKPGSGLSGGQQQRLCIARAIAVSPDVLLMDEPCSALDPISTYAIEELIGELKQEYTIVIVTHNMQQASRVSDKTAFFNIAGTGKPGKLIEYDDTTTIFTTPSVQATEDYVSGRFG
- a CDS encoding type IV toxin-antitoxin system AbiEi family antitoxin domain-containing protein yields the protein MSFRSAAVALSHMGGMARTRELLTLGVTARELRRAVRAGEIVRPRQGLYALPDTALDHLHAAEHGGVPAAASAARLHGLWVLDDETVHVWMGPGGRRLSDCRSCCVHWSEGTVSAGRLPSVPRALLQLAQCAGEEPFFAALESALRQGLIDAAGLRWLRDALPRRWQWLVDFARSDADSGLESLVRLRLHRRGIAVATQVVVCGTGRVDLLIGDRLLIEIDGKENHAGPMHRHKDLVRDAMSAIWGYETLRFDFAMVIHEWDLVEDAIIAKITAGAHLWPR
- a CDS encoding aminodeoxychorismate lyase yields the protein MTRRSALMIDPVPADETRDDFADTFTEVDATAPALSVGELSTQRGDGVFESIGVIDGHAQEVVPHLERLAHSARLCDLPQPNLEQWRQAVQAAAALCGEGEAVIKLILSRGVEHGPTPTAWVTTAPAADFSAARTRGVSVVTLDRGYDLGAAERAPWLLLGAKTLSYAVNMAAIREAHRRGADDAVFVTTDGFVLEAPTASLILRLDGRFVTPAPNGGILHGTTQLSVYEHLSGRGFDAGYETIPASDLARADAAWLVSSVRLAAPITAIDGTPLPVDAELTADLNRYLLSPRD
- a CDS encoding DNA-directed RNA polymerase subunit beta codes for the protein MPEQHHHRPVRRPTSAFDNIVGSHDPAEETRIAHATASALLTRVRADESGVSADRLVAYTAEHGIDEIAELWSKAPSRTLPGALWRLYLLQLAIHADPHTAALLYERGRVELSSADALIAGAPVPANPDEIVDLIDTILRGAFRGDFAVALDRAAAFCRVQSSGATHTADDYEATEPSRASDLTTRALRLSSYAQDLTAAAALWRMDALA
- a CDS encoding SDR family oxidoreductase; this encodes MRVFVTGSTGWIGSATVDELLANGHEVLGLVRSERSEAKLTAKGATALRGDLDRPETFHAGASEADAVVHLANKHDWADPDGNDRVQLGAVEAMLDALAGTAKPLVIANGLSGIVEGRAALETDASPAVGPRSDRAGTENLALDAVPRGIRSIAVRFAPSVHGRGDWGFVNWLAAAARRSGVSGYIGDGSAAWSAVHVTDAARLIRLGLEGAPAGARLHAVAEQAIATKGIAEALGEALGLPVTAIDPDDAAEHFGVVGHFFGQTMTGSSALTRERLGWEPVGPGLIEDILAGAYTID
- a CDS encoding TetR/AcrR family transcriptional regulator — translated: MVAEHGKVGRPRSEQARAAILHAVDDLVTELGYGAVTLKGIAERAGVSRQTIYRWWSTKAEILLEASAIDARQELDVASRNDPVDDLACYLDALIAFLTTSDAGRAYRALVGEAQHDASVRDLLRGTDPIGESAAVVIARAIPDADDSSRMPQATAALVGPIFFWVLSGRNPDDLDSRRLAAEFIRAATAPATGS
- a CDS encoding type 1 glutamine amidotransferase domain-containing protein, translated to MATLTGKRVAFLATDGFEDSELTSPWEAVQGAGAATTLVAPNEGAITGKNGHEQRVDLTASSASADDYDALVLPGGVVNADHLRLDQPSIDLARSFFTQHKPVGVICHGAWILIEAGVVDGRTLTSYPSLRTDLTNAGATWVDEEVVVDDGLVSSRTPDDLPAFNAKVVEEIAEGPHAGQTA
- a CDS encoding CGNR zinc finger domain-containing protein, coding for MHLNPYGEYAVLLAASLANDWPDDRAAIERRTREFGVTMEFVEAEDDVVCTREVIDEWLRVVDAEPGRARAEILNDQLAAAAAYPRLTDHAGEGWHLHYRDDGQRLPFVLRALFSVGTALHLTTRGMSRLGRCQAEPCTNVVVDVTRNGRQRFCSVRCANRAAVRRHRARR
- a CDS encoding PadR family transcriptional regulator; this encodes MSTPNREPGRAERDLAALTVLALLTAGPRHPYDIHRFVVETRKDFVRGVPRSIYHAVERLAKAHLIEPVGSEQEGGRPERTVYGLTEAGRSEARRRVSMLLSAPLADRTETVAALSYLGILGRDAGIAALRARLAATDAAIAALADDLEAAAGVPEILLIEGQFELDQLRAEREWFEQLVRRLESGELAWLPAHEGR
- a CDS encoding SgcJ/EcaC family oxidoreductase, encoding MDLETLPAGLADALDRIRDAWNAGDADAYAEQFTDDATYVIFAGLVSHGRTEIRDDHVPVFEKWQRGSRMSMRIIDVRMLGADAAVVVTEGGVGKREPVAHDKVQTFVFVRDGERWRCAAFQNTKRNRLLAAMNVREKKRLAAA
- a CDS encoding DUF1697 domain-containing protein, which codes for MTRSVLLLRAVAVNGRNSVPMARLCVLLEPRLGEVSTYIASGNIICADPDDPDTTCAEVRALIAAEFGVDTPVIHRTHGELVSSIAAQPFEGEVEKLLHAMFLERQPPAGVVDGLRERLVPGERIALVGKDLWIDYAADGVHGTKLTTPVLDRALGVSGTARNLRTVRRLIELTA
- a CDS encoding isochorismatase family protein, coding for MSRALLIVDVQNDFTEDGALAVAGGDAVASAISAYLSEHAADYRVIVASRDWHDAEGDNGGHFSDTPDFVDTWPVHCVAGTSGADYDPLLVTDAVTHHVRKGQGRPAYSMFEGVTDEGRAVGEVLADAGILSADVVGIATDHCVRASALDAIAHGVQVHVFTDLVAGVGAESSAAALAELAHAGAELAESRSA